DNA sequence from the Arthrobacter sp. V1I9 genome:
GCTCCTCCAAGGTTGCGAGCACGCCAGTGCGGAGCTCAGTGTTGAAGTTGACCTTGCCAACGTTCATGGAGGCAGCCTTCACCAGCTCCTCCGCAGGGATCCCGGACGCTCCGTGGAGCACCAGCGGGATGTGGGTCCGCACCGCGATGTCCTGCAGGACGTCCCAGCGCAGCTGCGGCTCCCCCTTGTACTTGCCGTGGACGTTCCCGACGGCGACCGCCAGTAGTTCGGCGCCGGTGCGGGACACAAAGTCCTCCACCTGGGCCGAATCCGTCAGCCCCGCCACGGCTACGCCGGATTGGTCCGCGCCAAAGGCGCGGTCCTCATCCCCGGCGAGGCCGCCCAGCTCGGCTTCCAGCACCACGGTGGGTCCCAGCAGCTCACGGGCCGCCCGGACCAGTGCAATGTTGTCCTCGTAAGGAAGGGACGAACCGTCGGCGAGGACGGAATCCGCCCCTGCCGCGACGGCGTCGGACATTACCTGGAGGTCACTGGCGTGGTCCAGCTGCACAGCCACGGGCACGGCGGCTGCGTCGGCGAGGCCGCGGAGTGCTCCGATAAGGCGCAGGCCGTTGGACGTGGCGGCCGTCTTGGGGGTCACCAGCAGGATAACTCCGCGGCCGGATTCCTCAGCGGCAGCCACCACGGCCAGCGCAGTGGTGAAGTCGTAGCAGGTGAAGGCCGGGACGGCGCAGCCCTGCTGGAGGGCGGAGGTGACCAGGTGGTCGAGTCGGGTGCGCATCAGACGCCCAGGCCCCCGGTCAGAACCCAGACCAGGAACGTCAGGGCAAACCCTGCCAGGCCCAGGATGGTGGTGAGCACCGTCCAGGTCTTGAGTCCGTCCGCCACCGAGAGGCCGAGAAAGCGGGTCACGATCCAGAAGCCGGAGTCATTTACGTGGCTGAGGCCAAGCGCCCCGAAGCCCATGGCCACCAGAATGAGTGCTGTCTGGAAGGGTGAGAAGCCGCCGTCCGCCACCGAGGCTGCCAGCAGGCCGGAAGTGGTGATGATGGCCACCGTTGCGGACCCCTGGGATGCGCGGAGGATGGCCGCAAGGACGAAGGCCATCACGATGACGGGGAGGCCTGCAGTCTGCAGGCCTTCGGCGAGGGCCTTCCCGATGCCCGATACGGTGAGCACCTTGCCAAAAACGCCGCCGGCGCCGGTAACCAGAATCACGATCGCAGTGGGGGCCAGTGCGGAGTCCATGACCTCGCCGGTGTGCTGGGAGGACCAGCCGCGGCGAATGCCCAGGAAGTAGTACGCCAAACCCAGTGCCGTGAGGAGCGCAATCAGCGGGGCGCCGATGAAGGCGGCCAGCTGGGAAGCGAAACTGTCCTTGGGCAGGATGACCGCACCGACAGTTCCCACCATGATCATGAGGATCGGAAGGACAATCAGGGTGATGATCATTGCCGGGCTGGGAGCTGTCTTGACCTCGCTCTTGACGGCGACGGTGGAAGTGCCGTGGGCAGCCTCCTGCTCGACCTGCGAAGTGCCGGTGCCAAAGAGACGGAACTGCTCAGCGGTGGCCGGCAGCATGGGGAAGTCGCGGCGGTTCAGCCGGCGGGCAACGAAGTAGCCCAGAACGCCTACGGGAATGCAGAGGGCTAGGCCGATGATGGTAGTCCAGCCGATGTCGGCTCCGAGGATTCCGGCCCCGCCAACGACGCCGGGGTGCGGCGGGACAACAACGTGGATGGCCAGCATGATGCCGCCAACGGGCAGGCCGATCTTGACCGGGTTGACGCCCGCGGCTTTTGCGAAGCCGTAGATGATGGGGATCAGGATAATGAATCCAACGTCAAAGAAGACCGGGATGGCCAGCAGGAAGGCTGCAGAGGTCAAGGCGGCGATGACCCGGCGGGGGCCGAGCAGCTGGGTAAATTTGCCGGCCAGTGCCTGTGCACCACCGGAAATCTCGATCATTTTGCCGAGCATGGCGCCCAGGCCAACAAGGATGGCTACGGATCCCAGGGTACCGCCCATGCCTTCAGTAACGGTCTTGATGACATCCGGCAGCGGTATGCCTGCCACCAGGGCAACTGCCACGCTGACCACGAGCAGGGCGAGGAAGGCGGGGATCTTGAACTTAATGACGGCCACCAGCAGCAGGGCGACGCCCGCCACTGCTATGGCCAGGAGAGCTAGTGCGCTCATCGTGTGTCTCCTTTGACATCGCTAGTTAAGCCTAGCGAACTGGATGGATACGACGACGGCGGAGGGGGGACCGCCGTCGTCGGGCTTTGGATAGGGTGGAAGGGGCTACTTGGTGCGCTTGGTGGGGGCAACCACCTTGATGACGGCGGAGTCATCGGCGGCGGCGAGGCCTTGGGCCTGGCCCAGCAGGTAAAGCTGCTCGGCGGCGGCGGCAACCGGGGCTGCCAGGCCGGCGGCGCGGGTGGCCTTGCCCACGATGCCCATGTCCTTGACGAAAATGTCCAGGCGGGACAGGACCTCGGCGCCTTCCTCGTTGTACGCCTCGAGGGATGCGCGGGCCGCGGTTGGACAGCATGAAAGAACCGGCGGCGCCGGCTTCGAGGGCCGCGAGGGTCTTGGCCTGGTCAAGGCCCAGCGCATCGGCGAGGGCCATGGCTTCTGCGGCGGCGGCGATGTGGACGCCGCACAGCAGCTGGTTGACGGTCTTCAGGGCCTGGCCGTCGCCGGGCTTGTCGCCCACCACGGTGAGGGTGGAGGCGAGCAGTTCCAGCGCGGGGGCTGCCTTTTCGCGGGCTTCCGGCGAAGCGCCGACGACGATCAGCAGGTCGCCTTCGCCGGCGCGCTTGGGGCCGCCGGACAGCGGGGCGTCAACGAGTTCGACGCCGTATTCCGCCAGCTTGGCCACGGTGGCGGGGATGGCTTCGGTGCCCACGGTGCTGCCGAGGATAACGACGGCGCCCGGCTCCAGCACGGAGGCCACGCCGTTCCCGCCGAAGAGGACGTCGTTGAGCTGTTCGCCGTTGCGGA
Encoded proteins:
- a CDS encoding GntP family transporter gives rise to the protein MSALALLAIAVAGVALLLVAVIKFKIPAFLALLVVSVAVALVAGIPLPDVIKTVTEGMGGTLGSVAILVGLGAMLGKMIEISGGAQALAGKFTQLLGPRRVIAALTSAAFLLAIPVFFDVGFIILIPIIYGFAKAAGVNPVKIGLPVGGIMLAIHVVVPPHPGVVGGAGILGADIGWTTIIGLALCIPVGVLGYFVARRLNRRDFPMLPATAEQFRLFGTGTSQVEQEAAHGTSTVAVKSEVKTAPSPAMIITLIVLPILMIMVGTVGAVILPKDSFASQLAAFIGAPLIALLTALGLAYYFLGIRRGWSSQHTGEVMDSALAPTAIVILVTGAGGVFGKVLTVSGIGKALAEGLQTAGLPVIVMAFVLAAILRASQGSATVAIITTSGLLAASVADGGFSPFQTALILVAMGFGALGLSHVNDSGFWIVTRFLGLSVADGLKTWTVLTTILGLAGFALTFLVWVLTGGLGV
- a CDS encoding class II fructose-bisphosphate aldolase, with the translated sequence MRTRLDHLVTSALQQGCAVPAFTCYDFTTALAVVAAAEESGRGVILLVTPKTAATSNGLRLIGALRGLADAAAVPVAVQLDHASDLQVMSDAVAAGADSVLADGSSLPYEDNIALVRAARELLGPTVVLEAELGGLAGDEDRAFGADQSGVAVAGLTDSAQVEDFVSRTGAELLAVAVGNVHGKYKGEPQLRWDVLQDIAVRTHIPLVLHGASGIPAEELVKAASMNVGKVNFNTELRTGVLATLEEQLPGHRSDGENLQGLLGHWNQSAGSFATTALATLTR